The Desertifilum tharense IPPAS B-1220 DNA segment GAAGAATATCTTAATCTATGGAATTGATTCAAAAACTGCTGAAATTTATGGATCATTTCAGGCTGACTTAATGCAGCAGTTTGCTCCAAAACAAAAAAGTAAACGCAGGAAAACCCGGTTAATTGATATTGGTTTCAGTCAACACGATTTATGGATTGCTTCAATTGCACTCCAACACAATCTAACTCTTGTCTCTGTTGATAGCGATTTTCAAAGAATTCAAACTGTACGCAACCTTCGCTTAGAAACTTGGTATCAACCTTCCGTAGAAACCTGATTCATGACTAGTGATACTTCATCCAAGTCTAAACGAAAGTTGAAGTAGGATAGAAAGTGCGATCGCGCGATCGCTGCACTTAGCAACCCATTTTAAGAGAACTCAATACCCTTGAAGTTCACTACAAAAGGACGTGAGTCTATGAGATTTCCCCGTATTACAGTTAATCCCGATCGTATGGGAGGAGTACCTTGTATCAGAGGTTTACGGATTCCAGTTTCTACCGTAGTCAATATGCTTGCTGATGGGATAGCGATCGCAGATATCTTAGAAGCTTATCCAGATTTAGAGATTGAAGATATTCAAGAATCTTTGGGGTATACAAGTGCGAGGGATTAAGTCTTAACCCAGCGTACAATATAGCCTGTAGCGTAGTTATTGCATCGCGATCGCACTGACCAAACAGCACCAGATTAGGGAGACAATGACATGACAGAACTTATTTTTTTAGTTGAGGACGATCCCGAAGGGGGTTATGTAGCTAGAGCGCTCGGCGAATCAATCTTTACACAAGCTGATAGTCTTCCAGAACTCCGCGAACGGGTTAAAGATGCTGTTCATTGTCATTATCCTGATGAAGCAACCCGACCGAAACTAATCCGTTTACATATCGTACATGATGAGGTCATTGCCTCATGAAGATGCCCAGAGATTTGTCTGGTGAAGTATTGGCAAAGGCTCTGGAAAAGTTAGGCTACACAGTCGATCGCCAAACGGGGAGTCATATTCGACTAACCACTCAAGAGAATGGAGAACACCACATTACCATTCCTAACCATAGCCCTATTAAAATTGGTACGCTTGGTGCAATTTTGCGCGATATTGAAAATCACTTTGACATAACTCGCGAAGAATTGCTTTTGCAACTCTTCTCCTAGAATCGCACTCAAAACAATTTCCATGAATCTCTACAGCCTTTTGCAACGAACCGAACGCCAGCGCGTGAGCGATCGCGCGATCGCACCTATCCTACAAGGAATTGAATCCGTTCCCCTGCAACTGGTGCTGATTTGGCCGCAATTGGGAGACTTTGATAGCCTGGAGTATGCTTGGTGGTTGCAACGAGAACGCCAGCAGCTTCAAGATAAGGGGATAGCGGTTCGGGCGGTGGGAATTGGCGATCGCGCTTCCGGTCAGCAATTTTGCCGTTATACTGGATTTCCCGAAGATTGCCTATATATTGACCCTACAGCCGAACTGCACCGCAGCCTTAAACTATATTCTGGCTTATCCTTCAAACTGCCTCTACTCTCCACCAGCCAGAATGCTTGGTTGAACCTGATGCTGATGTGTGCGGGAATAGGTAGCCCTGGCACCCTCTCAGAGGTCTTTCGCGGCTATCGCGGCGACACTCGCGCACCCCAGCTTATTGGCGACGAAGAAAGCGTTAAAGCCGCCCCTCTGCCCCCTCTGAAAGGCTCATTTTTCCAATGGGCGGGCGGGAAAGGCTTTCAGCGCCCTTTTGAGTTGGCTACCCTGCGCTTGCGGAATATGAGCGAAGTATTAAGCAAATGGAATACTTACGTACCCAACTCTGCCTATCTTACCCAACGGGGCGCGACTTTCCTCTTTAACCCCCAAGGCGATCTTCTGTACGAACATCGCGATCCGGGTATTCTGGGGTTTGCGGCGGATAAAAGCAACCCCTTATCGTTTCTCTCTGCTTTCTAGTCGGGATCGGGGAGAGATAGCGCCAGTTGATAGAGTTGGCGTTTGGGGAGATGGGTGAGTTGTGCGAGTTGGCGGCTGGCTTGCGATCGCGATAACCCCTGTTTTAGCAACTCTTCCAACTCGGTTTTTAGCGCTTCCTCCGATAATACCAAGGGCGCAACACTCATCCCCGCAATGGTTAGGGTAAATTCGCCTTGGGGTTCCACTTTAGAATAATGCGCGATCGCCTCCGCCACCGTTCCTCGCCAGAACTCTTCATGCATCTTCGTTAATTCTCGCCCCAAAACAATGGCGCGATCGCTTCCCAAACCCTCCGCCAAATCGGAGAGCGTCTGCTTGAGGCGATGGGGCGACTCGTATAAAATCATCGTGCGCGTTTCCGTCGCCAATACCGCCAACCGTTCTTGTCGCGGTTTCCCCTTCGCGGGTAAGAACCCCTCAAAAATAAACCGATCCGTCGGTAAACCCGCCGCACATACCGCCGTTATCGCCGCATTTGCACCCGGAATAGGAACAATGGGGATATTTTCCGCAATACTAGCCTTAATTAACTCATACCCCGGATCGGCGATCGCAGGCATCCCCGCATCTGTCACCACCGCAATATCCTCTCCCATCCGCAACCGCTGTAATAACTCTGGAATGCGCTGCTGTTGGTTATGTTCGTGATAGCTAATTTGGGGCGTAGTTATCTGAAAATGTTGTAATAACTTCCCCGTGTGGCGCGTATCCTCAGCCGCGATCGCCCCCACCGATTGTAAAATCCGAATAGCCCGGAACGTCATATCCTCCAGATTCCCGATCGGCGTTCCTACAATATACAGCGTGCCTAAATGCGTCATGAGCGAAGTCAATCAACCGTGATTAATGCCATCCTAGACTAGGATGTATGTATTCTGTGCTAGCAACCCTTGAACCTTTACGGCTAAGTGCTGTATGCCTGAAATCATTCAGATCCCAGTTGAACTCACTTGCTTTCAACTACCACGCAGCAGTTCGCGATCGCCTGGATTTTCTGTTAGATCGTCAGGATAGGGGCGAAACCTTAACTCTAGCAGAACGCCAAGAAGCAGAAGGATTGGTTGAGTTATCAGAGTTTCTGTCTTTACTGCGCTTGCGATCGCACTCACCAATTGTAAAATAGCCCGGAATGTCCTAATCTTTTGACTTCCTGATGGATCGCGGCTTATTTATTGGCTTAATTACACTAGATTTCTTGTACCTCGCCGAAGGCGTACCCGCTAGCAATCAAAAGATCGTTGCTCAAGATTATCTCGTAGCGGCGGGTGGCCCTGCAACCAATGCGGCTGTTACCTTCAGCTATTTGGGAAACCCTGCAAAGCTACTCGGCGTTATCGGTTCCCACCCTATAGGCAATCTAATTTTATCGGATTTACAGGCGTTTGAGATTGAAATTCTCGAACTCGATCCAACTCGCAGCGAACCCCCACCCGTCTCTTCTATTATTGTCAGTCAAGGAAGTGGAAACCGTGCCGTCATTTCCATCAACGCCAGCAAATCTCAAATTCCCGAATACGGCTTTTCCCCAGACTTCTTTCAAGATATCGCCATTGTACTAATTGACGGTCATCAAATGGCTGTTAGCCATCAAGCCGCACAACTCGCCAAAGCGCAGAATATCCCTATTGTTATCGATGGCGGAAGTTGGAAACCCGGATTTGAGAAAATTCTACCCCTAGCTGATTATGC contains these protein-coding regions:
- a CDS encoding type II toxin-antitoxin system VapC family toxin codes for the protein MYLLDTNHCSFALQNQPDILIRLAALERSQISTCVIVQAELIYMAENSQRRESNITRINEFLKNILIYGIDSKTAEIYGSFQADLMQQFAPKQKSKRRKTRLIDIGFSQHDLWIASIALQHNLTLVSVDSDFQRIQTVRNLRLETWYQPSVET
- a CDS encoding DUF433 domain-containing protein, translating into MRFPRITVNPDRMGGVPCIRGLRIPVSTVVNMLADGIAIADILEAYPDLEIEDIQESLGYTSARD
- a CDS encoding 2-oxoisovalerate dehydrogenase; this translates as MTELIFLVEDDPEGGYVARALGESIFTQADSLPELRERVKDAVHCHYPDEATRPKLIRLHIVHDEVIAS
- a CDS encoding type II toxin-antitoxin system HicA family toxin; translation: MKMPRDLSGEVLAKALEKLGYTVDRQTGSHIRLTTQENGEHHITIPNHSPIKIGTLGAILRDIENHFDITREELLLQLFS
- a CDS encoding peroxiredoxin-like family protein gives rise to the protein MNLYSLLQRTERQRVSDRAIAPILQGIESVPLQLVLIWPQLGDFDSLEYAWWLQRERQQLQDKGIAVRAVGIGDRASGQQFCRYTGFPEDCLYIDPTAELHRSLKLYSGLSFKLPLLSTSQNAWLNLMLMCAGIGSPGTLSEVFRGYRGDTRAPQLIGDEESVKAAPLPPLKGSFFQWAGGKGFQRPFELATLRLRNMSEVLSKWNTYVPNSAYLTQRGATFLFNPQGDLLYEHRDPGILGFAADKSNPLSFLSAF
- the rsmI gene encoding 16S rRNA (cytidine(1402)-2'-O)-methyltransferase, which gives rise to MTHLGTLYIVGTPIGNLEDMTFRAIRILQSVGAIAAEDTRHTGKLLQHFQITTPQISYHEHNQQQRIPELLQRLRMGEDIAVVTDAGMPAIADPGYELIKASIAENIPIVPIPGANAAITAVCAAGLPTDRFIFEGFLPAKGKPRQERLAVLATETRTMILYESPHRLKQTLSDLAEGLGSDRAIVLGRELTKMHEEFWRGTVAEAIAHYSKVEPQGEFTLTIAGMSVAPLVLSEEALKTELEELLKQGLSRSQASRQLAQLTHLPKRQLYQLALSLPDPD
- a CDS encoding sugar kinase, yielding MDRGLFIGLITLDFLYLAEGVPASNQKIVAQDYLVAAGGPATNAAVTFSYLGNPAKLLGVIGSHPIGNLILSDLQAFEIEILELDPTRSEPPPVSSIIVSQGSGNRAVISINASKSQIPEYGFSPDFFQDIAIVLIDGHQMAVSHQAAQLAKAQNIPIVIDGGSWKPGFEKILPLADYAIASANFHPPGCQTPEDVMAYLVNLGIPHLAITHGKYPILYYSQGESGQLEIPPISAVDTLGAGDIFHGAFCHSILQQPFLEALQSAANIASQSCTTFGTRHWMKK